CTCTATATCCAATAGGTGCTGTCCTGCTATCAATTCAAATCTTTTCTCTGTTATCTTATACATCCGAAAGATCTGACCACTATTTGCAATTTTTTCCATATCCATATAAGATGATTGAACTTTTATCATTTATAATTTGACTTCCTTTTTTACTGTACGTCTTCTTCTTACATACTCAAATCGCTGTCCCTGTTGATTTTCTGTATGATCGCTGTTTCTATTCCACTTGCGATTATCTCTTCGCCGCATATCTTCCTGACAATATACTTCCCCAGATCGATAACGCTGATACTTTCCGTAATTTCCGTAATTTCCATAATTTCTTCGACTGCTTCTTGGTCTCACTCGGTCAACTTTTACAGACCACTGAGTCTCAATTTCCTTCAATTCTCGATTCAATAGTTTTTCAATATCAAGTAATCGTCCAATTTCATCTGGTGAACACAAACTAATCGCTTCTCCTGTTGCTCCAGCTCTTCCTGTCCTACCTATGCGATGAATATAAATCTCTGATTCTTCTGGAATATCATAATTAAAAACATGAGAAAGTGCAGGAATATCCAGTCCTCTCGCAGCTACATCTGTTGCCACCATCACATTGACACGACCTGATTTAAAACTTCGAAGTGCCTGTTGCCTCTGCCCCTGTGATTTATCCCCATGAATACTCACTGCTGGAATTTCTTCCTTCTCCAAATCCTTGGCCAAGCGATCAGCTCCATGCTTTGTTCTCGTAAAGACAATCGCATTTTTCACATTCTCTTCTTTGAGCATTTGACTGAGTACTAAATTCTTATCTTCTTTTTTTGTAAAACAAATACTTTGTTCCACAGTTTCTGCTGGTGTTGACTGTGGTGCCACTTTTACTGTTGCTGGAGATGTCAATAGCTCTCTTGCCAATTCCTCAATTTTTGATGGCATAGTTGCTGAAAACATCACTGTCTGATGCTCCTTGGTAATATATGAAACTATCTTTCGAATATCAGAAATAAATCCCATATCAAGCATCTGATCTGCCTCATCGAGCACAAATGTTGTGATATGCTCTAGGGTAAAAATGCCCTGCCTCATCAAATCCATCAATCTTCCCGGCGTTGCCACCAAAATCTCAACACCTCGCTCAATTGCTGCAACTTGTGGCCCTTGTTTTGCTCCGCCATAAATACAGGCTGTGCGCAATGGAATATATCGACTATAATTTTTAAAATTATTGAAAATTTGGATTGCCAATTCCCTTGTCGGTGTCAGAACCAATGCCTGAATAGTCTTTGGCTTTCTATCTATCATTAAATTATTTAAAATTGGTAAAGCAAATGCCGCTGTCTTTCCTGTTCCTGTCTGTGCACATGCAATTAAATCGCGATTTTCCAAAATTTCTGGAATCGCCTTCTCTTGAATTGGAGACGGCTCTGTGTAACCTTCTTTCTTAATTGCTCTCAGAAGTTCTCCTCTTAGTTTCAAATCTTTAAATGTCATTGCGTCTCCTCTATGTTTGTCCAACATTCTAAAAAAGACCTGCCCAAAAATGCCAGGGCAGATCTCCAATTGCTTATCTTCCACTAATACTATATCACAATCATAAATATATGATAAGTGGCATTAGTTACAAATTTCGACAAATAATGTGTACCGTTTCATAAATTCTAACAAGAAGTGTTCCACATTTTCATAGGGCTTCAAGAAAAAAATTCGAAGAAAATTTGCATTGATATTGCGAGAAAATTCTTCATCATTTGACTTTGCAATGACATTTCGAGTGATTTCACATAGATGATGCCAACAGCGAATAAACTCCTCATATTCCTTGATATTCTCGATGTCAAGCCATTTTTTCACCTTGATTTTTGTTCTTTTTTCTTTTGTACATTCATGGATTTGAATAAAATATTGAAACTGATCTACATCATAAATTCTTCCTAGAGGAAAGAGTCTACAAAGTCCCGGACGAATGGAATGAATGCTACATCTTCCAGTTTTATCCAAATAGGAGCAGGAATCGTTTTCAGATTTTATCTTTAAGTTTGGCAATACGATACCATCTGAAACCTTTAGCTCTATTGTTGTACGAAATAACTCTTCCACAGAAACATTCAAACCAAAGCTTAATTTACACACATCCATAGGATCTAATTTAATGCTGTCTCCCATCCCCTTACAGCAATCACAACATCCTCTACAACCATCTACGCCAACTTTAACCAAATCATTGGCCGTATATCGCTTTCCATCAGAAATTTCATCCATATTCACTTCCCGTCTCATGTTTACCGATCCCTCTCTTTCTTCCACTAAAAAAGCTTCAAAGTCTTAAGACTTTGAAGCTCCCTCTTGCTGCCGCAGACCGGAATCGAACCGGTACGGGTATTTCTACCCACGGGATTTTAAGTCCCGGGCGTCTGCCAGTTCCGCCACTGCGGCATAAAACAAACTATTAAATAATAGCAACGACCCGGATCGGACTCGAACCGACGACCTCCGCCGTGACAGGGCGGCGCTCTAACCAACTGAGCCACCGGGCCAAAATATGAATTACTAAGCTCCCTGAGTAGGACTCGAACCTACGACACCGCGGTTAACAGCCGCGTGCTCTACCGACTGAGCTATCAAGGAATAATGATAAAAATGGAGCTTCAGGGACTTGAACCCGGGACCGATCGGTTATGAGCCGATTGCTCTAACCAACTGAGCTAAAGCTCCCCAAAAAACCAAATGACCCCAACGAGATTTGAACTCGTGTTACCGCCGTGAAAGGGCGATGTCTTAACCGCTTGACCATGGGGCCTTATATTTATCGTACCTTCAAAACCACATATCAAACACCATCTATCCATTTTCAACCAATCCGACTTGTTGGTTAAACCCTCGACCGATTAGTAACAGTCAGCTAAGTATGTTGCCACACTTACACCTCTGCCCTATCTACCTCGTCGTCTTCAAGGGGTCTTACTACTTGCGTATGAGATATCTCATCTTGAGGGGGGCTTCACGCTTAGATGCCTTCAGCGTTTATCCCGGCCCGACTTGGCTACCCTGCGATGGGGTTGCTCCCCAACAGGTGCACCAGCGGTCAGTCCATCCCGGTCCTCTCGTACTAAGGACAGCTCCTCTCAAATATCTTACGCCCACGCCGGATAGGGACCGAACTGTCTCACGACGTTCTGAACCCAGCTCGCGTACCGCTTTAATGGGCGAACAGCCCAACCCTTGGGACCGACTTCAGCCCCAGGATGCGATGAGCCGACATCGAGGTGCCAAACCACTCCGTCGATGTGAACTCTTGGGAGTGATAAGCCTGTTATCCCCAGGGTAGCTTTTATCCGTTGAGCGATGGCAATCCCACTTTATACCACCGGATCACTAAGTCCTACTTTCGTACCTGCTACACCCGTCGGTGTCGCAGTCAAGCTCCCTTCTGCCTTTGCACTCTTTGAATGGTTTCCGACCATTCTGAGGGAACCTTTGAGCGCCTCCGATACCCTTTCGGAGGCGACCGCCCCAGTCAAACTCCCCATCTGACAGTGTCCCCCACCCGGATCACGGGTGCAGGTTAGAAATCCAATCATACAAGGGTGGTATCCCAACAGCGGCTCTGCAAAGACTGGCGTCCTTGCTTCTTCGCCTCCCACCTATCCTGTACAGGTATAATCGAATCCCAGTATCAAACTAGAGTAAAGCTCCATGGGGTCTTTCCGTCCTGGCGCAGGTAACCAGCATCTTCACTGGTACTTCAATTTCACCGGGTGCATTGTTGAGACAGTGCTCAAATCATTACGCCTTTCGTGCGGGTCGGAACTTACCCGACAAGGAATTTCGCTACCTTAGGACCGTTATAGTTACGGCCGCCGTTTACTGGGGCTTCAATTCAAAGCTTCGTTGCCTGACTTCTCCTCTTAACCTTCCAGCACCGGGCAGGCGTCAGCCCATATACCTCACCTTTCGGTTTCGCATAGACCTGTGTTTTTGCTAAACAGTTGCTTGAGCCTATTTTCTGTGGCCATCCCGGAGGATGGCACCCCTTCTCCCGAAGTTACGGGGTCATTTTGCCGAGTTCCTTAACAATGCTTCTCCCGCCGGCCTTAGGATTCTCTCCTCATCCACCTGTGTCGGTTTACGGTACGGGCACTTATTACACAATAGCGGCTTTTCTTGACAGCTCCTTCTCCAACTTCCCTACTTGATTTCGGTCCGCATCACCTATTCCTGTTGCATGGCGGATTTTCCTGCCATACCAGTACTTGGCTTGCCCCAGTCTTTGCATTCCTGGGTTTGGATACGTCTCTGTGTCCCCACATTTCTGATAATAAGCGGTACAGGAATCTAAACCTGTTGTCCATCGACTACGTCTTTCGACCTTGCCTTAGGTCCCGACTTACCCAGAGCAGATCAGCTTTACCCTGGAAACCTTAGATATTCGGCCTGAAGGATTCTCACCTTCATCTCGCTACTCATTCCGGCATTCTCTCTTTTTATTACTCCACTGCTCCTTATCGGTACAGCTTCTACGCCTATAAAAATGCTCCTCTACCAATGTATTGCTACATTCCTAAGCTTCGGTGTTGTGTTTTAGCCCCGGACATTTTCGGCGCAAGACCTCTCGACTAGTGAGCTATTACGCACTCTTTGAATGTGTGGCTGCTTCTAAGCCAACATCCTAGTTGTCTCTGAAATCTCACATCCTTTTCCACTGAACACATACTTTGGGACCTTAGCTGTAGGTCTGGGCTCTTTCCCTTTTGACTACCCAACTTATCTCGTGCAGTCTGACTCCTGTTCATCATTTCGATGGCATTCGCAGTTTGATATCTCTTAGTAAGCTTTGACGCCCCCTTAAGAATTCAGAGCTCTACCTCCATGAAACTAAAACAAGGCTAGTCCTAAAACTATTTCGAGGAGAACCAGCTATCTCCGGGTTCGATTGGAATTTCTCCCCTATCCACACCTCATCACCACCCTTTTCAACGGATGTGTGTTCGGTCCTCCATTCACTTTTACGCGAACTTCAACCTGGACATGGATAGATCACCCGGTTTCGGGTCTACATCCACTGACTATCTCGCCCTATTCAGACTTGGTTTCCCTTCGGCTTCACACCTGTAGTGCTTAACCTTGCCAGTCAATGTAACTCGCCGGACCGTTCTACAAAAAGTACGCGGTTGTGCGTTCATGTATCGCACTTCCACAGCTTGTAAACATAGGGTTTCAGGTTCTCTTTCACTCCCCTCCCGGGGTCCTTTTCACCTTTCCTTCACAGTACTATGCGCTATCGGTCACTAAGGAGTATTTAGCCTTGGGGGGTGGTCCCCCCGACTTCCCACAAGGTTTCTCGTGTCTCGTGGTACTTTGGATCCTGCTCGCTGTCTATTGCTTTCCCATACGCGGCTCTCACGCTTATTGCCAGCTTTTCCAAAACTGTTCTGGTAACAAATCGACTCACTTGTCGCAGTCCGTAACCCCGCGGTGCACGCACCACGGTTTAGGCTCTTTCGGTTTCGCTCGCCGCTACTCCCAAAATCGAGTTTTCTTTCTTTTCCTCCGGCTACTTAGATGTTTCAGTTCACCGGGTTCCCTTCCATGCGTTATGTATTGGCGCATGGATACTTGGAGTTTGTCCAAGTAGGTTTCCCCATTCAGATATCTACGGATCAAAGGATATGTGCTCCTCCCCGTAGCTTTTCGCAGCTTATCACGTCTTTCATCGGCTCTTAGTGCCTAGGCATCCACCCTACGCTCTTTATGTTTAACCAACTTCGTCATCTTCTGCGGTGAAGATCACTTTCTCAGGTACTAGCGTGTACCCTGTTGGTCGGTTTGGTTTGTTTCTTTTTTCGGATATTAAATCATCGCGATTTAATATCACCTCGGATGTCTAAAATATTTAATCAAATATTCTAAATCTGTTTGATATGCAGTTTTCAAGGTACGATGCTAGATCTCTCTAGCGAGTGGAGATGGAGAGATTCGAACTCTTGACCCCCTGCTTGCAAGGCAGGTGCTCTCCCAACTGAGCTACACCCCCATAATTTTGGTGCGTCCTATCTCTATTCACTTTCAAAGCTTGTAGATTCTATCATACTTTTCTTTCTTTTGTCAAGCACTTTTTTCTACAAGTGGGCTTAAGTGGACTCGAACCACCGACCTCACGCTTATCAGGCGTGCGCTCTAACCGGCTGAGCTATAAGCCCTCAGCTTTATAAATCCGGCACCCACCTACTCTCCCATACCGTCTCCAGTATAGTACCCTCGGCCGCTTAAGTCTTCACCATCGTGTTCGGGATGGGAACGGGTGTTACCCCTAAGCGCATCGGCACCGGAAATTTCTCCCCTATCAATTAAAGATTAAACAGTACCCACAACCCCTACTTCTTCCTTAGAAAGGAGGTGATCCAGCCGCACCTTCCGATACGGCTACCTTGTTACGACTTCACCCCAGTTATCCTCCCTGCCTTCGGCAGCTCCCTCCTTGCGGTTGGGTCACTGACTTCGGGCATTGATGACTCCCATGGTGTGACGGGCGGTGTGTACAAGACCCGGGAACGTATTCACCGCAGCATGCTGATCTGCGATTACTAGCGATTCCAGCTTCATGTAGGCGAGTTGCAGCCTACAATCCGAACTGAGACGTTATTTTTGTGATTGGCTTGACCTCGCGGTTTCGCTTCACTTTGTTTACGCCATTGTAGCACGTGTGTAGCCCAAATCATAAGGGGCATGATGATTTGACGTCATCCCCACCTTCCTCCAGGTTATCCCTGGCAGTCTCCCTAGAGTGCCCATCTGACTGCTGGCTACTAAGGACAAGGGTTGCGCTCGTTGCGGGACTTAACCCAACATCTCACGACACGAGCTGACGACAACCATGCACCACCTGTATCCGTTGTCCCGAAGGAAAGTCCCCATTACGGAACGTTCAACGGTATGTCAAGACTTGGTAAGGTTCTTCGCGTTGCTTCGAATTAAACCACATGCTCCACCGCTTGTGCGGGTCCCCGTCAATTCCTTTGAGTTTCATTCTTGCGAACGTACTCCCCAGGTGGAATACTTAATGCGTTAGCGGCGGCACCGAAAGACTATGTCCCCCGACACCTAGTATTCATCGTTTACCGCGTGGACTACCAGGGTATCTAATCCTGTTTGCTCCCCACGCCTTCGAGCCTCAACGTCAGTTATCGTCCAGTAAGCCGCCTTCGCCACCGGTGTTCCTCCCAATATCTACGCATTTCACCGCTACACTGGGAATTCCACTTACCTCTCCGACACTCTAGCTTCACAGTTTCCAAAGCAGTCCCGGGGTTAAGCCCCGGGCTTTCACTTCAGACTTGCCAAGCCGTCTGCGCTCCCTTTACACCCAGTAAATCCGGATAACGCTTGCCCCCTACGTATTACCGCGGCTGCTGGCACGTAGTTAGCCGGGGCTTCTTAGTCAGGTACCGTCATTTTCTTCCCTGCTGATAGAGCTTTACATACCGAAATACTTCTTCACTCACGCGGCGTCGCTGGATCAGGGTTCCCCCCATTGTCCAATATTCCCCACTGCTGCCTCCCGTAGGAGTTTGGGCCGTGTCTCAGTCCCAATGTGGCCGATCACCCTCTCAGGTCGGCTACTGATCGTCGCCTTGGTAGGCCTTTACCCCACCAACTAGCTAATCAGACGCGGGTCCATCTTGCACCACCTCAGTTTTTACCCCTGTACCATGCGGTACTGTGGTCTTATGCGGTATTAGCAGTCGTTTCCAACTGTTGTCCCCCTGTGCAAGGTAGGTTACCCACGCGTTACTCACCCGTCCGCCACTCAGTCTGTCATTCTTCCACCCGAAGGTCTCCAAACAACAGCTTCGTTCGACTTGCATGTGTTAAGCACGCCGCCAGCGTTCATCCTGAGCCAGGATCAAACTCTCATGTTTAAGTTTTGATCTAGGTCACGATTGCACTAGCAATTTGTATCCTATGATTACTGAAGCTTTGTTTTCACAAAGCCAAAGGTTTTATTACATTCTTGAAATTCTTATAAGAAATTTCAGGGTTATGTGTACTGTTTAATCTTTAATTTTCAAGGTTCTAAACGCAGAAAGAGGGATTTGAACCCTCGCAACGCTATTAACGTTCTACTCCCTTTCCAGGGGAGCCCCTTCAGCCACTTGGGTATTTCTGCTGAATGACGAAGTTCGTATCCAATTTTCTACTATCATCATTTTTATATGATGAGCGGAGAGGGTGGGATTCGAACCCACGCGCCCTTGCGGACAAACGGTTTTCAAGACCGCCTCGTTATGACCACTTCGATACCTCTCCGTAACGCTCGTTTATAATACCTAATTTTTACAATAAAGTCAACAGTTTTTTTTATTTTTTTTAAAAAAATTTTAAAATCGCTAAAAACTCGCCAAAACATCAAGTTTTTAGCGATTCAATCTATTGTAAAAACTCTTCTGCAATGCCGATATCTTCTGGTGTCGTCACCTTAATATTTTGATACATCCCCATCGTAAGCTTTGCTCTTTTTCCCAGTATCTTTTCCAACACCATGGCATCATCTGTAATGCCATCCAATTTTTTTTCCAACACACATTGATCATAGGCCCTCTTACAATCCGCATAAAAAAATGTCTGTGGTGTCTGTATACTCCAAAGCTTCCTTCGATCTGGTGTCTGTGCACCAAATCCATCCTCATCGGCGAAACGAATGGTATCCTTTACAGGCACTGCAAGTACACTCGCTCCATACTTTATCGTATCCTCAATACCTCTTTGAATATGTAAGTCATCAACCATAGGTCTTGCCCCATCATGAATCGATACAATATCGCACCGAGCCTCTTCTAAAGCCTTTAATCCCTCATATACAGAAAAATATCGCTCACTTCCCCCAGCAACAATATACTTTACTTTTTTTATTCCATGTTCTTTCAGAAGCTGAGCACAATACTCCTCATCTCCTCCAGTGACAACCAGTGCAACTACATCCACCTTACTTTTTTCAAATGCAAGAAGAGAATGAATTAGCAGTGGCTTTTTTGCCACTTCCAGATATTGCTTTGGAATCTCCATTCCCATTCGGCTTCCACGACCTGCTGCAAGTACCACTGCACCAATTTTCATTACTCCTTTGCCCTCCCAAGTAATAAACTCGGAACTGCGTTTAAATCCAGTCCCGCCCTTTTTCCCTGTAAATATTCATAATATCCCGCACTGGCAATCATTGCCGCATTATCTGTACAATAAATTCTTGGTGGATAATACAGCAAAAGTTCATTTTCCTTACAAGCTGTCTCCATTTTTTCTCTCAAACAAGAATTTGCGGCCACTCCTCCAGCAATGGCAACTTTATGAAAACCAAATTCCTTTGCTGCATCCACTGTGTGCTCCACCAAAACATCCACTATGGCCTTTTGAAATGAGGCCACAAGATCAGCAACACAAATCTCTTCCCCCATCATTTTTGCGTGATTTTGATAGTTCAATACTGCCGACTTCACGCCCGAAAAACTAAAATCATACTTTGCTCCAGTAACTTTGGCCTTTGGAAAAGAAATGGCCTTTGGATTTCCCTCCTTTGCCTTTTGATCAATTTTGGGTCCTCCTGGATAACCAAGCCCCACACTCCTTGCCACCTTATCAAACGCTTCTCCTGCGGCATCATCTCTTGTTCTTCCAATAATTTCAAAGTCACCATAATCTCGCACTATGGCAAGATTGGTATGTCCTCCCGAAACAATCAAACAGACAAAGGGTGGTTCTAAATCTGCATGAGAGATAAAATTTGCACTCACATGTCCCTCAATGTGATGTACAGCAACCAATGGCTTTTTTGCTGCATAGGCTATCGCCTTCGCCTGTGCTACTCCAACAAGAAGTGCACCGACAAGCCCCGGACCATAGGTCACAGCAATCACATCAATTTCTTCCAAAGTTTTTCCTGCATCAACAAGTGCCTGCTCAATCACAGGATTGATATTTTCAATATGCTTTCTCGAGGCAATTTCTGGAACAACCCCGCCATACAAGGTATGAAGATCAATCTGTGAGGATATCACATTCGAGAGAACCTCTCGACCATTTTTTACCACTGCTGCTGCCGTCTCATCACATGAACTTTCTATTCCCAGGACATAGATATCATTCTTCTTCATCAAATCTCAACTCCTTTGTCCACCCATCTCTTGCTGCCTTGGTATTTTCAAATATTTTTTTCACCTGATCCATGTACTCTTCTGGGTGGTTGAGCGATGGACTATAATGGGTTAACCACATTTCCTTTGGATTGGCTTTTTTCGCTAACTGTGCTGCCTCATACATGGTCATATGCTTATTTTCTCTCGCCTTTTCTTCTTTTCCTTCCTCACCATACATCCCCTCACAAATAAATAAATCTGCATCCTTTGCATATTCTGCAATCACTGGCACTGGTCGGCTGTCTGTACAATAACTTACTTTTAATCCCCTGCGTTCTGCTCCCATAACCATATCAGGTGTATAGATAGTTTCACCATCACATATAGTTTCGCCTTTTTGCAATTTATTCCAAAACTTGAGTGGAATATTTAATTCTTTTGCCCTTTGGGCATTAAACTTTCCCTTTCTAGGAATAGTGATGGAATATCCATAGCAGAGCACATTGTGGTTGACACGGTAAGCCTCAATTTGATAAGGACCGATCTGCATTTTTTCCTCATTTTCCTTAAATTCATAAAACTCCAACTCAAAGGGTAGTTCTGGTGCAATCGTTCGGAGTGCTCCGACCACTCGCTCAAGTCCCTTTGGTCCAATTAACTTTACAGGTTCTACTCTCTCCGCATTGCCAAGTGTCAACAATAGCCCCGGCAATCCACTAATATGGTCGGCATGATAGTGGGTAAAACAAATGACATCGATGGGTTTGGGACTCCATCCCTTTTCCTTCATCGCAATCTGCGTTCCCTCCCCACAGTCAATTAACAAATTGCTGCCATCGCATCGACACATCAGCGATGTCAGCCATCGGTAGGGCAGGGGCATCATCCCTCCTGTTCCCAACAAACAAATATCTAACATTTTTCTTCCTCTTTTTTCATTAAAATTGCATCCTCTACTGGATTTATGTAATATTCTTTGCGCCTTCCAATCTCAACAAATCCATACTTTTGATATAGAGCGATAGCTGGTTCATTGGAGACTCTAACCTCTAAAAACTGTTTTACAATATTTTTCTGCCTACATACCTCTTGCATCACTTCCATCAATTGCCACGCACAATGCATCTTCCTTTTTTCTGGCACCACAGCAATGCGAAATACTTCTGCTTCATCTTGTACTATCCGAAAATCAATATATCCAACGATGCTCTCTTTTTCTCTATACACATAGACTTCATCATAGACACCTTCAAGAGCCGAAGTGATCATCTTTTTTGTCCAAGCATCTTTAAAGCAAAGATTCTCTACTGCTTGAATTGCCAAAACATCTCCCATTTCTGCCTTTGTAATCACAGCTTTTTCATTGCCTCTTCTCTCTCTCTTTCTGCTTGACTCTTCCTCAAATAGTTTGGGGCAAAATCGCTTGCAGAAACCATCTTATTTTCTCTGGCATAACAAAGCCCAAGGCTAGCCACTGATGCAGCTCTTTGCCGATTTTGATGTGCCATAGCAAATGTATAGGGAATTGTGATTTCATTTTCAATCATTTTTTGATATACAGGAACGCCATCACCCAAAAAAATAACTCGTTCTCCCCTTGCATTTAATTCTAAAATCAATTCGTGCATATCCACAGCTCTCTGTGCACAAATCACTTTCAAATCTCTATCGCAGTAATAAAGCCCATTATAAACTTGATTTCTTCTTGCATCCATAATCGGACAAATGAGGGCATCACTGCCACAGAGATTGTAGGCCGTTGCATCCAATGTTGGCACATGAATCAATGGCTTTTGAAGAGCAAATCCCAACCCCTTGGCTGTCGCCGCACCTATGCGAAGCCCCGTAAATGACCCCGGACCACCAGAAACCGCAATGGCATCAATCTCTTGCAATTCCATCCCAAGCATACGCATCACCTCATCGAGCATGGGCAATAGTGTCTGCGAATGAGTCTTCTTAAAGTTTACGGTGTACTCCGCAAGCATATTTTCATCTTCAACAATGGCAATCGATGCTACTAAAGAAGAACTCTCAATTCCTAATATCTTCATTATTCCATCCCCTTACAACAATCTTTCGATAGTCAAATCCTTTTTCTGGATCCTTAATAATCTCCACATAAATGGCATTATCTGGTATCAATTCCACAATCAAATTTGACCACTCCACAAGAGATACCCCCGAACCAAAAAAATAATCTTCATATCCGATCTCATCCATCTCATCAATATCCGAAATCCGATAGACATCAAAGTGATACAACGGCATTTTGCCCTCCTCATAGATTTGCACAATCGTAAAGGTTGGACTGGTAATAGGCTCTGTAATCCCCAGTCCCAGGGCAAAGCCCTTGGCAAATACCGTTTTTCCCACACCAAGGTCACCATCTAAACAGACAATACTTCCTGCCTCCAGCTTTTCTGCCATCTTTTTTGCAAAATCCATGGTCTCTTCCTGTGAATATGTCTCTATCTCCATTAAAAATTCCTCACTCTTGTATTTGCTCGAATTATTGTCAAAAGCTTCTCCCTGTCTTTTTGCCAATAGCGTTTGGGAACCAAATAAGCTCTCACATGATCAAAATAAATAATCAGCAGGTCTCTCTTTATCATGCTCTTATAGACATTATCCCAAGTATAATGGATCTCTTGGTCGCCCTGCCTAGCATCAATCCCCTCATTTGAAAATTCAAGATGCATTCCCTGTTCAATGGCCTCTGACCTCGCCTGACTTGCAGCCTTTAGGTAGAGTATTGCTGGCTGAATCACTGAAAAGAGTAATCCTAACAACAATAAAATTGCCCTGTGATTGACCGCCAACATATTCCATCGAAAAATTAAATATCCCAGAGAAACGACCGTAATCAATACATTAAAAACTCCTTGAAAACCACGCGATGCATGATAGAGAGAAAACCTCCAAATATCTTTGGTGCTCAATCGCATATCAATGACCACTTTTTCTTCCATAATTTTCCTCCA
This region of Lachnospiraceae bacterium oral taxon 096 genomic DNA includes:
- the tsaB gene encoding tRNA (adenosine(37)-N6)-threonylcarbamoyltransferase complex dimerization subunit type 1 TsaB; its protein translation is MKILGIESSSLVASIAIVEDENMLAEYTVNFKKTHSQTLLPMLDEVMRMLGMELQEIDAIAVSGGPGSFTGLRIGAATAKGLGFALQKPLIHVPTLDATAYNLCGSDALICPIMDARRNQVYNGLYYCDRDLKVICAQRAVDMHELILELNARGERVIFLGDGVPVYQKMIENEITIPYTFAMAHQNRQRAASVASLGLCYARENKMVSASDFAPNYLRKSQAEREREEAMKKL
- the ispD gene encoding 2-C-methyl-D-erythritol 4-phosphate cytidylyltransferase; the encoded protein is MKIGAVVLAAGRGSRMGMEIPKQYLEVAKKPLLIHSLLAFEKSKVDVVALVVTGGDEEYCAQLLKEHGIKKVKYIVAGGSERYFSVYEGLKALEEARCDIVSIHDGARPMVDDLHIQRGIEDTIKYGASVLAVPVKDTIRFADEDGFGAQTPDRRKLWSIQTPQTFFYADCKRAYDQCVLEKKLDGITDDAMVLEKILGKRAKLTMGMYQNIKVTTPEDIGIAEEFLQ
- a CDS encoding YkgJ family cysteine cluster protein yields the protein MRREVNMDEISDGKRYTANDLVKVGVDGCRGCCDCCKGMGDSIKLDPMDVCKLSFGLNVSVEELFRTTIELKVSDGIVLPNLKIKSENDSCSYLDKTGRCSIHSIRPGLCRLFPLGRIYDVDQFQYFIQIHECTKEKRTKIKVKKWLDIENIKEYEEFIRCWHHLCEITRNVIAKSNDEEFSRNINANFLRIFFLKPYENVEHFLLEFMKRYTLFVEICN
- a CDS encoding YcxB family protein, with protein sequence MEEKVVIDMRLSTKDIWRFSLYHASRGFQGVFNVLITVVSLGYLIFRWNMLAVNHRAILLLLGLLFSVIQPAILYLKAASQARSEAIEQGMHLEFSNEGIDARQGDQEIHYTWDNVYKSMIKRDLLIIYFDHVRAYLVPKRYWQKDREKLLTIIRANTRVRNF
- a CDS encoding ribonuclease Z, producing the protein MLDICLLGTGGMMPLPYRWLTSLMCRCDGSNLLIDCGEGTQIAMKEKGWSPKPIDVICFTHYHADHISGLPGLLLTLGNAERVEPVKLIGPKGLERVVGALRTIAPELPFELEFYEFKENEEKMQIGPYQIEAYRVNHNVLCYGYSITIPRKGKFNAQRAKELNIPLKFWNKLQKGETICDGETIYTPDMVMGAERRGLKVSYCTDSRPVPVIAEYAKDADLFICEGMYGEEGKEEKARENKHMTMYEAAQLAKKANPKEMWLTHYSPSLNHPEEYMDQVKKIFENTKAARDGWTKELRFDEEE
- the tsaE gene encoding tRNA (adenosine(37)-N6)-threonylcarbamoyltransferase complex ATPase subunit type 1 TsaE; the encoded protein is MEIETYSQEETMDFAKKMAEKLEAGSIVCLDGDLGVGKTVFAKGFALGLGITEPITSPTFTIVQIYEEGKMPLYHFDVYRISDIDEMDEIGYEDYFFGSGVSLVEWSNLIVELIPDNAIYVEIIKDPEKGFDYRKIVVRGWNNEDIRN
- the tsaD gene encoding tRNA (adenosine(37)-N6)-threonylcarbamoyltransferase complex transferase subunit TsaD encodes the protein MKKNDIYVLGIESSCDETAAAVVKNGREVLSNVISSQIDLHTLYGGVVPEIASRKHIENINPVIEQALVDAGKTLEEIDVIAVTYGPGLVGALLVGVAQAKAIAYAAKKPLVAVHHIEGHVSANFISHADLEPPFVCLIVSGGHTNLAIVRDYGDFEIIGRTRDDAAGEAFDKVARSVGLGYPGGPKIDQKAKEGNPKAISFPKAKVTGAKYDFSFSGVKSAVLNYQNHAKMMGEEICVADLVASFQKAIVDVLVEHTVDAAKEFGFHKVAIAGGVAANSCLREKMETACKENELLLYYPPRIYCTDNAAMIASAGYYEYLQGKRAGLDLNAVPSLLLGRAKE
- the rimI gene encoding ribosomal protein S18-alanine N-acetyltransferase yields the protein MITKAEMGDVLAIQAVENLCFKDAWTKKMITSALEGVYDEVYVYREKESIVGYIDFRIVQDEAEVFRIAVVPEKRKMHCAWQLMEVMQEVCRQKNIVKQFLEVRVSNEPAIALYQKYGFVEIGRRKEYYINPVEDAILMKKEEEKC
- a CDS encoding DEAD/DEAH box helicase; this translates as MTFKDLKLRGELLRAIKKEGYTEPSPIQEKAIPEILENRDLIACAQTGTGKTAAFALPILNNLMIDRKPKTIQALVLTPTRELAIQIFNNFKNYSRYIPLRTACIYGGAKQGPQVAAIERGVEILVATPGRLMDLMRQGIFTLEHITTFVLDEADQMLDMGFISDIRKIVSYITKEHQTVMFSATMPSKIEELARELLTSPATVKVAPQSTPAETVEQSICFTKKEDKNLVLSQMLKEENVKNAIVFTRTKHGADRLAKDLEKEEIPAVSIHGDKSQGQRQQALRSFKSGRVNVMVATDVAARGLDIPALSHVFNYDIPEESEIYIHRIGRTGRAGATGEAISLCSPDEIGRLLDIEKLLNRELKEIETQWSVKVDRVRPRSSRRNYGNYGNYGKYQRYRSGEVYCQEDMRRRDNRKWNRNSDHTENQQGQRFEYVRRRRTVKKEVKL